The nucleotide window CGCGACTCCGTCCCCGGTCACGTCCGCCGCGGCCACGTCCACCGCGCCCGGGAAGCCCGGGTACGCCAGGAACGAGCGCAGTTCGGCACCCGTCGCCCCGTCGAACACCTTCACGTGCGCGTTAATATCGGCCCCGGTGATGATGTCCGCGACTCCATCACCGTTCACATCACCCGCGGCCACGCGCACCGCCCCGGGGTACCCGGGGTACGCCAGGAACGAGCGAAGCTCGGCCCCCGTCGCCCCGTCCAGCACCTTGACGTGCCCGTTCACCGACGCGCCGACGATCACATCCCGGATGCCGTCGCGGTTGATGTCCCCGAGGGCCACCGACAACGTTCCGTTGAACCCGGCGAACGGGACGAACGACGATCGGAACCCGGTCGGCAGGATCTCGCTCGCGTTCGCAGCGGAAATGTTCACCGTCGTCTGTTGGGGAGAGGCGAACTGCGAGGGGGGCTGGGCCGATGCGACCAGCGTTCCGTCGTCGTCGAAGATCGTAGCGGTGGCCGACACCGACGTGCCGAGCGTCGCCCCGCCGGTCGGGTTCGACAGGGTGAACGTCGCGGTTTCGGTCGGCTCCTTGCGCGTGTCGTCAGTAACCGGGACGGTAACGACCTTCGTCACCTCTCCGGGCGCGAACGTCACGGTGAACGGCCCGGCGGCGAAGTCGGTTCCAGAAGTCGCGGTGCCGCCGGTCGCGGTAAGCGTGGCCGACACTATGCCATCGGACCCGTCGGTGCGAATGACGGTCACGTTGACGGCGGCACCGGGAGTCTCAAACGCATTACCCGCGAACGAGATCTCCATCACCCCGGCCGCGGGCACCGTTCGGTCCTCGAACGGCTCGCAGTTGAGCCGGGCACGCAGAGGGGAAGGAAGAAAAGACATTCGGACGATCTCCTGATATTTTTGCCCGCCGGAGCCACCATTTGCCACGCCGGTAAAGTCTAATTTTGTAACCGCTTGTGGCAACGTCTCGGACCGAAACCGTCGGTTCGTGCTCGAACGTCGCTGATGACGTGAACCGAGCCATCAGCGGCTATCGTCTACCAGAAGTTGAGCGCAGGGGTTGGCGGGCGCGATCCGGCCGACCGCAGTTCGGGAGCGGGTTTGCGTACTTTCGTTGCAAACCGCAGCGCGATTGAAGGGTTGGCGAGCAAGTGCATTGAGCGGTCAGACGTGGTCGTCCGGACGGTTGTCCATGTCCGCGTCCAGGAAACTGCGCAACTCGGCTCCGGTCATCCCGTCGAAAAGCTTCCGGTGCGTCGATCCAATGGCGAAGGTGCTGATGTCGTTGCCGCCATCGAGTGCGGGTTCGTAACCCAGGCCGATGCTGCCGGTGAACCCCGCATACGCGAAGTAGCTCGTGACCTCTTTGCCGGTCCGGCCGTCGAACACCTTGACGTGCCCGTTAACGTCCGCGCCAGTTACGATGTCGGCAACACCGTCTCGGCTGACATCGACCGACAGGACGTTGACCGACCCGACGTAGCCGGAGTACGCGAAGAACGAGCGAACTGCTTCCCCGGTTCGGCCGTCGAACACCCGGACGTGTCCGTTGGTGCCGGCCGCGGTCACAATGTCGCTGGGGCCATTACCGTTGGTGGCGGTAACGCTGAGGGAGACCGAGCCGGTGTAGCCGGGGTACGCGATGAAGCTGCGCAGTTCCGCGCCGGTCCGGCCGTCGAACACTTTAACGTGCCCGTTAATGCCGGCCATGAAAACGTAATCCCAAACGCCGTCCCCGCTGACATCAGCGCTAGCGGCCACCGCACCTCCCCCGTCGTAGCCCGCAAAGACT belongs to Gemmata obscuriglobus and includes:
- a CDS encoding FG-GAP-like repeat-containing protein, whose product is MSFLPSPLRARLNCEPFEDRTVPAAGVMEISFAGNAFETPGAAVNVTVIRTDGSDGIVSATLTATGGTATSGTDFAAGPFTVTFAPGEVTKVVTVPVTDDTRKEPTETATFTLSNPTGGATLGTSVSATATIFDDDGTLVASAQPPSQFASPQQTTVNISAANASEILPTGFRSSFVPFAGFNGTLSVALGDINRDGIRDVIVGASVNGHVKVLDGATGAELRSFLAYPGYPGAVRVAAGDVNGDGVADIITGADINAHVKVFDGATGAELRSFLAYPGFPGAVDVAAADVTGDGVADIITGAGINGHVKVFDGKTNAEVRSFLAYSGYTGPALVAAGDVNGDGFADIITGAPAAGHIKVFDGKTNAESLSFLDTRTTPTVAFVALAAVDADGDGLADIIAGESSIYGSYNGRTGVKLPISGSIDRLNTNFVSVG